ccatttttttaatatcaccaactcctccacaaaacttATGCTCTTTAAAAAGCTAACCATTCTTGTGTAACATAACTAATATTGCAAATACTACCATTACTATGCCTGAATCAATGACCAAAAAATGGCCAGAAAAAATCATACAAAATGCCCTTTTAGAAATGAAATTGCAAGGGGGAATAGTACTCCCTCTGATGGCTATGAACTTCACATGGTTTGCAAAAATAGCCATCACAACTGCGTTTCTCGGTAGGCTTGGTGAGCTTTCTTTAGCTGGAGCAACGCTTGGTTTTACGTTCGCGAACGTTACTGGATTCTCAGTCTTGAATGGACTTAGTGGTGCTATGGAGCCTATTTGTGGACAAGCCTTTGGAGCCAAGAATTTTAAGTTACTTCATAAGACCCTTGTCATGTTTGTTTCTTTGTTACTAGTTGTCTCAATTCCTATTTCTTTCTTGTGGCTTAATGTTGACAAGATCCTCATTAAGTTTGGCCAGCAAGAAGAGATTTCAATGGTAGCTAAAAAGTATCTTGTTTATCTTCTCCCTGATTTGGTGATCACATCTTTTTTGTGTCCATTGAAAGCTTATTTGAGCACACAAAATGTTACAATCCCAATTATGTTAACCTCTGCTTTGGGGGTTGCTCTGCATATACCTATAAACGTGCTACTTTCCATGAATAAGGGGCTAGAAGGAGTTTCAATGGCGTATTGGATAACAGATTTATTGATCATGATTCTTTTGGTTATTTATGTTGTGATATCAGAGAACAGAAAGGGCGGAAAGTGGAACGAAGGAGGCTGGTGGGAACAGGGGATTCTTGATTGGATCAGATTAATCAAACTATGCGGACCATGTTGCCTTACAACTTGCCTCGAATGGTGGTGTTATGAGATTTTGGTTTTGCTAACAGGGCGACTTCCTAATGCTAAACAAGCAGTTGGGGTCATAGCAATTGTgttgaattttgattatttgattTACTCTGTTATGCTCTCACTCGCGACATGTGCATCCATTCGTGTATCTAATGAGCTAGGGGCAGATAGTTCCAGCCTTGCTTACAGGGCAGCATACG
The window above is part of the Solanum stenotomum isolate F172 unplaced genomic scaffold, ASM1918654v1 scaffold4652, whole genome shotgun sequence genome. Proteins encoded here:
- the LOC125852726 gene encoding protein DETOXIFICATION 56-like codes for the protein MPESMTKKWPEKIIQNALLEMKLQGGIVLPLMAMNFTWFAKIAITTAFLGRLGELSLAGATLGFTFANVTGFSVLNGLSGAMEPICGQAFGAKNFKLLHKTLVMFVSLLLVVSIPISFLWLNVDKILIKFGQQEEISMVAKKYLVYLLPDLVITSFLCPLKAYLSTQNVTIPIMLTSALGVALHIPINVLLSMNKGLEGVSMAYWITDLLIMILLVIYVVISENRKGGKWNEGGWWEQGILDWIRLIKLCGPCCLTTCLEWWCYEILVLLTGRLPNAKQAVGVIAIVLNFDYLIYSVMLSLATCASIRVSNELGADSSSLAYRAAYVSLGLSIVAGLFGGSVMAAAQGIWGPLFSHDKGVIRGVKRIMLLMALVEVVNFPLAVCGGIVRGTARPWLGTYAYISGFYLLALPLGVILAFKVQLGLAGLLIGFMVGVVACLALLLVLIARIDWVGEANKAHMLACNQEEGGGDDDDRKTSWVVKENGS